A section of the Streptomyces sp. Je 1-369 genome encodes:
- a CDS encoding non-ribosomal peptide synthetase → MIPASSAQRRMYFASMMRPDSSADVWGTVLVVEGELAVERLERAVDVLRRRHETLRTTFLERAGEVLQVVHESDAVHDAERDSVRRAPVDVVEAPGNAPGERRAWAEKEARRLIELPFDIASGPLWRMSVIRVAPGMQLVALAFHHIIIDEVSAQVFAGELRLAYADPDAPALTVPAAQYADFCLAENKPDEDRAGLEYWLDQLADIPSNRFPEDGGENPGKAIGARLPIALPDGVTEEFERFCKDRSITPFTGMLAVYFILLQRWAGTNDITVGTQVFSRPNSALFGSIGFFANTVVLRSQAAPALTFDEYLDRVRETVHGALAYQDVPFEAVVDAVAPHRDADRNPLFQVAISYASLDPSDVWVLDGLQVSTLPEPTELSGLQFDLTLDVQRMAGETTLTVEYDRRRFSEAAMRQFAAAYGHVLRTLVRTPGVPIGDIPVHDAATRAQTLALGAGDEAKQGRTGTGHTSVWDLFERTAAATPRLQAVGAAGERLTFAELADRARTLAAGLRARGVRTGTMVGICLPRQGDLIVTMLATWCAGGAFLLLDRQQPEQRRRMLLQEAGVSLVVADEPFSDVETVSAAVLRADAARLAEEAPAPGGAPADVFATLPRPGAAPAYVVFTSGSTGKPKGVIVDQESLVALATTQQAPMYAQLPEGRQVNIGALSAVTFDVFINHCLGMMVFGHRLLLLDEEERMDPLRLLARGSDPDTAIDVLDCNSSQMEMLVDAGLLDRPYPPKIVTFGGENTSDRLWRRLRDQPGLLAFSLYGLTECTVDSTSTEIRGLEHQVSGRAVGTTRIYIVDDQLQLLPPLFVGEICIGGLGVAQGYVGQPAYTSERFIADPFSGVPGQRMYRTGDKGRLRADGQLEFWGRVDDQVKVRGLRVEPGEVENALLAHPAIVRAAVFATDAGTPMARLVAYVVPDGNGRDGLTPAAVREFLRGRLPAALLPDRVGIFDEFPITPNGKLDRKALSDSGPSGTEPDAGRDVTVPADPRERTLCEIVAEVVGVPQVGLDANFFDLGGNSLLAMTLIGRVRAVLGCELRIRTVFEARTIADIAARLGAADSAPRPALRRRGK, encoded by the coding sequence GTGATTCCCGCCTCTTCCGCGCAGCGCAGGATGTACTTCGCGTCGATGATGCGGCCGGACAGCTCGGCCGACGTGTGGGGGACTGTCCTTGTCGTCGAGGGTGAACTTGCGGTAGAGCGACTCGAACGCGCGGTGGACGTGCTGCGCCGCAGGCACGAGACGCTGCGCACCACTTTCCTCGAGCGTGCCGGTGAGGTTCTGCAGGTCGTGCACGAATCGGACGCCGTGCACGACGCGGAACGGGATTCCGTGCGGCGGGCTCCGGTCGACGTCGTGGAGGCCCCGGGAAACGCTCCCGGAGAGCGCCGCGCATGGGCGGAAAAAGAGGCCCGAAGGCTGATCGAGCTGCCGTTCGACATCGCTTCGGGGCCGCTCTGGCGGATGAGTGTCATAAGGGTTGCGCCTGGGATGCAACTGGTGGCCCTGGCGTTTCATCACATCATCATCGACGAAGTCTCCGCGCAGGTTTTCGCCGGAGAACTCCGCCTTGCCTACGCCGACCCGGACGCGCCCGCCCTGACGGTTCCGGCCGCGCAGTACGCCGACTTCTGCCTGGCCGAGAACAAGCCCGACGAGGACCGTGCGGGACTGGAGTACTGGCTCGACCAGTTGGCGGACATTCCCTCGAATCGATTCCCCGAGGACGGCGGGGAGAATCCGGGAAAGGCCATCGGCGCACGGCTTCCGATCGCGCTGCCGGACGGTGTGACGGAAGAATTCGAACGGTTCTGCAAGGACCGGTCGATCACTCCGTTCACCGGCATGCTCGCGGTGTACTTCATTCTCCTCCAGCGCTGGGCGGGAACGAATGACATCACGGTCGGCACGCAGGTGTTCAGCCGCCCGAACTCGGCACTCTTCGGCTCGATCGGGTTCTTCGCCAACACGGTGGTGCTGCGCTCGCAGGCGGCCCCCGCCCTGACCTTCGACGAGTACCTCGACCGTGTACGGGAGACGGTGCACGGCGCACTCGCCTACCAGGACGTGCCGTTCGAGGCGGTGGTGGACGCGGTCGCCCCGCATCGCGACGCCGACCGCAACCCCCTTTTCCAGGTCGCGATCAGCTACGCCTCGCTCGACCCCAGCGACGTCTGGGTGCTGGACGGCCTCCAGGTTTCGACCTTGCCCGAGCCCACGGAGCTGTCGGGGCTCCAGTTCGACCTGACGCTGGACGTCCAGCGCATGGCGGGCGAAACCACGCTCACCGTCGAGTACGACCGCCGGCGGTTCTCCGAAGCGGCCATGCGGCAGTTCGCCGCCGCGTACGGACATGTGCTGCGCACCCTCGTCCGGACGCCCGGTGTCCCGATCGGAGACATCCCCGTCCACGACGCGGCCACGCGCGCGCAGACGCTTGCACTCGGCGCCGGTGACGAAGCGAAGCAGGGCCGTACCGGCACCGGACACACCTCGGTGTGGGACCTCTTCGAGCGGACCGCCGCCGCCACACCCCGACTCCAGGCGGTCGGCGCGGCAGGCGAACGGCTGACCTTCGCCGAACTGGCCGACCGCGCCCGTACGTTGGCCGCCGGTCTGCGGGCCCGTGGCGTGCGGACCGGCACCATGGTGGGAATCTGCCTGCCCCGGCAGGGCGACCTGATCGTCACGATGCTCGCCACCTGGTGCGCGGGTGGAGCGTTCCTGCTGCTCGACCGGCAGCAGCCCGAACAGCGCCGCCGCATGCTCCTGCAAGAGGCGGGCGTCTCCCTGGTGGTCGCGGACGAGCCCTTCTCCGACGTGGAGACGGTCTCGGCGGCCGTGCTCCGGGCGGACGCGGCCCGGCTCGCGGAGGAGGCCCCGGCCCCCGGCGGCGCCCCCGCCGACGTCTTCGCCACCCTTCCGCGTCCGGGTGCCGCCCCGGCCTACGTGGTCTTCACATCGGGTTCCACCGGAAAGCCGAAGGGCGTGATCGTCGACCAGGAGAGCCTGGTCGCGCTCGCCACCACCCAGCAGGCGCCGATGTACGCGCAGTTGCCCGAGGGCCGTCAGGTGAACATCGGCGCACTGAGCGCCGTCACCTTCGACGTGTTCATCAACCACTGCCTCGGCATGATGGTCTTCGGGCACCGGCTGCTGCTGCTCGACGAAGAAGAGCGCATGGACCCGCTGCGACTGCTCGCCCGCGGATCGGATCCCGATACCGCGATCGACGTGCTCGACTGCAACAGCAGCCAGATGGAGATGCTCGTCGACGCCGGTCTCCTGGACAGGCCGTACCCACCGAAGATCGTCACGTTCGGCGGCGAGAACACGTCCGACCGGCTCTGGCGGCGCCTGCGCGACCAGCCCGGGCTGCTCGCGTTCAGCCTGTACGGCCTCACCGAGTGCACCGTCGACTCGACCTCCACGGAGATCCGCGGACTCGAGCACCAGGTGTCCGGGCGCGCGGTCGGCACGACCCGGATCTACATCGTCGACGACCAGCTCCAGTTGCTGCCGCCCCTGTTCGTCGGGGAGATCTGCATCGGCGGACTGGGAGTGGCCCAGGGGTACGTGGGACAGCCCGCGTACACCAGCGAGCGCTTCATCGCCGACCCGTTCAGCGGCGTCCCCGGACAGCGCATGTACCGCACCGGCGACAAGGGCCGGCTGCGTGCCGACGGGCAGCTGGAGTTCTGGGGCCGCGTCGACGACCAGGTCAAGGTCCGCGGCCTGCGGGTCGAGCCCGGTGAGGTGGAGAACGCGCTGCTCGCGCACCCGGCCATCGTCCGTGCCGCCGTCTTCGCGACGGACGCGGGCACCCCCATGGCGCGACTGGTGGCCTACGTCGTACCCGACGGGAACGGCCGGGACGGTCTGACCCCCGCCGCGGTACGGGAGTTCCTGCGCGGCAGGCTCCCCGCCGCGCTGCTCCCCGACCGGGTGGGCATCTTCGACGAGTTCCCGATCACGCCCAACGGCAAGCTGGACCGCAAGGCGCTGTCCGACAGCGGTCCGTCGGGCACCGAGCCGGACGCGGGCCGGGACGTCACGGTCCCCGCCGACCCGCGCGAACGCACGCTCTGCGAGATCGTGGCCGAGGTCGTCGGCGTACCGCAGGTGGGACTCGACGCCAACTTCTTCGACCTGGGCGGCAATTCGCTGCTCGCCATGACGCTCATCGGCCGCGTACGCGCCGTCCTGGGCTGCGAGCTGCGGATCCGAACCGTCTTCGAGGCGCGGACGATCGCCGACATCGCGGCGCGGTTGGGCGCCGCCGACAGCGCGCCCAGGCCCGCGCTGCGCAGGCGAGGGAAGTGA
- a CDS encoding class I adenylate-forming enzyme family protein — translation MTSGEGTMDWLLSQLQDRGDAEAMAGHGGSVTCARLAERTTGWLAELDRLGVAGGETVAIVGSPSPATVALFMAIAVRGGVVVPFAPTDPPEEQRTRRIATAHATRVIEFDGPDDWTFRTVQAPDEPRPALLTKLAGAGEAGLLLFSSGSTGESKAALLSLPRLLGGFRASPRPRRTLQFMALDHIGGVNTLFRTLLGGGTVVTEPRRTPKHACAAIEQHRVQVLPTTPTFLNMLLLSGAHRDHDLSSLELVTYGTEPMREVTLAQAAKAFPGVRFKQTYGLTETGILPTRSAASDSLRMDVGGHGFTTDVRDGVLWIKSPSSMLGYLNAPSPFDEDGWLDTGDAVEVADDGTLRVLGRLSALINVGGEKVSPTEVENVLLRAPDVGDVIVSGRPNAVTGEIVVAAVEATGTEEPQALSRRLRRFCAEHLPPHKVPAVITVSDVPLHGERFKRKGGAV, via the coding sequence ATGACAAGCGGGGAAGGCACCATGGACTGGCTGCTGTCACAACTCCAGGACCGGGGCGACGCGGAGGCGATGGCCGGGCACGGCGGCAGCGTCACGTGCGCGCGGCTCGCCGAGCGGACCACCGGCTGGCTGGCCGAGCTCGACCGGCTCGGGGTGGCCGGGGGCGAGACCGTGGCGATCGTCGGGAGCCCGTCGCCGGCCACGGTCGCGCTCTTCATGGCGATCGCCGTCCGGGGCGGGGTCGTGGTTCCCTTCGCCCCCACCGATCCGCCGGAGGAACAGCGGACGCGCCGGATCGCGACGGCACACGCGACCAGGGTCATCGAGTTCGACGGTCCTGACGACTGGACCTTCCGGACGGTCCAGGCACCGGACGAGCCACGGCCCGCCCTCCTGACGAAGCTCGCCGGAGCGGGAGAGGCAGGCCTCCTGCTGTTCTCCTCGGGGTCGACGGGCGAGAGCAAGGCGGCGCTCCTGTCGCTGCCGCGGCTGCTCGGCGGATTCCGTGCGTCGCCCCGCCCGCGGCGAACGCTGCAGTTCATGGCGCTCGACCACATCGGCGGAGTCAATACGCTGTTCCGCACGCTCCTCGGCGGCGGCACGGTGGTCACCGAACCGCGGCGCACCCCGAAGCACGCGTGCGCGGCCATCGAGCAACACCGCGTCCAGGTGCTGCCGACCACACCGACCTTCCTCAACATGCTGCTGCTCTCCGGGGCCCACCGCGACCACGACCTGTCCTCGCTCGAACTGGTCACCTACGGCACCGAGCCGATGCGTGAGGTCACCCTCGCGCAAGCGGCCAAGGCGTTCCCCGGCGTGCGGTTCAAGCAGACGTACGGCCTCACCGAGACCGGCATCCTGCCCACCCGGTCCGCGGCGTCGGACTCGCTGCGGATGGACGTCGGAGGCCACGGGTTCACCACGGACGTGCGCGACGGCGTGCTCTGGATCAAGTCGCCGAGCAGCATGCTCGGTTACCTCAACGCGCCGAGCCCGTTCGACGAGGACGGCTGGCTCGACACCGGCGACGCGGTCGAGGTGGCCGACGACGGCACGCTCCGTGTACTCGGGCGGCTCTCGGCGCTGATCAACGTCGGCGGCGAGAAGGTCTCCCCCACGGAGGTCGAGAACGTACTGCTGCGGGCCCCCGACGTCGGGGACGTCATCGTGAGCGGCCGCCCGAACGCCGTCACGGGAGAGATCGTCGTCGCCGCGGTCGAGGCGACAGGGACGGAGGAGCCGCAGGCGCTGAGCAGGCGGCTGCGCCGGTTCTGCGCCGAGCACCTCCCGCCCCACAAGGTCCCGGCCGTCATCACCGTCTCGGACGTGCCGCTGCACGGCGAGCGCTTCAAGCGAAAGGGAGGTGCGGTGTGA
- a CDS encoding SDR family NAD(P)-dependent oxidoreductase — protein MSGTVDPRPVAVVSGGSRGLGLALVTDFLRRGYRVETFSRTESAELAALRESAGPDALFWSAVDGTDADAVEEFVRTAVRRHRRIDVLVNNAAVGLEGLLTLTAPAAIDAALRTNVALPVLLARACLKPMLARRDGVVINLSSINALRGQTGVAVYGAAKAALDGLTRGLAREVGPAGVRVVSVAPGYFESEMTAGISADQRRRIVRRTPLGRLGSTEDVLGVIRFLTSPAASFITGQTITVDGGYTC, from the coding sequence GTGAGCGGCACCGTGGATCCGCGTCCGGTGGCGGTCGTCAGCGGCGGCAGCCGCGGCCTGGGCCTCGCGCTGGTGACGGACTTCCTGCGGCGCGGCTACCGGGTCGAGACCTTCAGCCGTACCGAGTCCGCCGAACTGGCCGCGCTGCGGGAGTCGGCGGGCCCGGACGCGTTGTTCTGGTCCGCGGTCGACGGCACGGACGCCGACGCGGTCGAGGAGTTCGTCCGCACGGCCGTGCGCCGCCACCGCCGCATCGACGTGCTGGTGAACAACGCCGCCGTCGGGCTCGAAGGCCTGCTGACGCTGACCGCCCCGGCGGCCATCGACGCCGCGCTGCGGACCAACGTGGCGCTGCCCGTGCTGCTCGCCCGTGCCTGTCTCAAGCCCATGCTCGCCCGCCGCGACGGCGTGGTGATCAACCTGTCGTCGATCAACGCGCTGCGCGGACAGACCGGTGTGGCCGTGTACGGCGCGGCGAAGGCCGCCCTCGACGGGCTGACCCGAGGCCTGGCCCGTGAGGTCGGCCCCGCGGGAGTCCGGGTGGTCAGCGTCGCCCCCGGCTACTTCGAGAGCGAGATGACCGCGGGGATCAGCGCGGACCAGCGCCGCCGCATCGTGCGCCGCACACCACTGGGCCGACTCGGCTCGACGGAGGACGTGCTGGGCGTCATCCGGTTCCTCACCTCGCCCGCGGCGAGCTTCATCACCGGCCAGACCATCACCGTCGACGGTGGCTACACCTGCTGA
- a CDS encoding acyl carrier protein has product MNRRETVMAALLDIVNEVAGPVEHLDEDQLLVDQLGLESLHLARLVAVLEMELDADPFSDEMPITGVRTVGDLLEAYAPAVRPRLGAGEPS; this is encoded by the coding sequence ATGAACAGGCGCGAGACGGTCATGGCCGCGCTGCTCGACATCGTGAACGAGGTGGCGGGGCCGGTCGAGCACCTGGACGAGGACCAGCTGCTCGTCGACCAGCTCGGTCTGGAGTCGCTGCACCTCGCCCGGCTCGTCGCCGTCCTGGAGATGGAGCTGGACGCCGACCCGTTCTCCGACGAGATGCCCATCACGGGTGTGCGCACGGTCGGTGATCTGCTGGAGGCGTACGCCCCGGCCGTCCGGCCCCGGCTCGGTGCCGGCGAGCCGTCATGA